A single Triticum dicoccoides isolate Atlit2015 ecotype Zavitan chromosome 2A, WEW_v2.0, whole genome shotgun sequence DNA region contains:
- the LOC119354232 gene encoding uncharacterized protein LOC119354232 yields the protein MSGSPVVSPVVSQIPSTDHSSLLPPAVREADMSHQSDTSSCSDDSDDSTTIDPTGIYTMEDLISEQSIFHNLLEQINVKIQAKIKPQQAGASRRGSRKYIVRNREEGHEQLVADYFAEHPTYTDEQFRTRYRMRRPLFLRIVRALGEWSPYFTERRDGLNRQGLTPLQKCTVAIRILALGSPSGVTDKYVEIGFSTVMNCLEQFVDGVINMFGEEYLRSPTSVDMQRLLQMGETRGFPGMLGSIGCMHWEWKNCPVKWVCHLTHSDHGVVNIILEAVASQDLWIWHAFFGIVGSHSDITMLNQSHLFTDVLKGQGPHVQFSINRRQYSMGYYLADGTYPEWPVFIKAMPLPQTEKDQLFAQYQKGARNDVQRAFRLLESRFPIVRGPTKFFQKATLGKIMQVCIILHNMTLEDEQDRASACFDSNEISEKPVAPLSNIKYGPTDHFADLLRRNASICANSTDNQLRRDLVEHVWQRFGPFGDT from the exons ATGTCGGGGTCTCCTGTTGTTTCCCCTGTCGTTTCCCAAATTCCTTCCACCGACCACTCGTCCCTTCTTCCTCCCGCCGTGCGCGAAGCAG ATATGTCCCACCAATCAGACACATCATCCTGCTCGGATGATTCCGATGACAGCACTACCATTGACCCAACCGGCATATACACTATGGAAGATTTGATTTCTGAACAAAGCATCTTCCACAATTTGCTTGAGCAGATCAATGTGAAGATCCAGGCCAAAATTAAACCTCAGCAAGCTGGTGCATCTCGCCGCGGGAGTAGGAAGTACATAGTGAGAAATCGTGAAGAGGGCCATGAACAACTTGTGGCTGATTACTTCGCTGAGCATCCAACCTACACTGACGAACAGTTCCGTACAAGGTACAGGATGAGAAGGCCCCTCTTTCTACGTATAGTCCGTGCCTTGGGAGAGTGGTCTCCCTATTTCACAGAAAGGAGAGATGGCCTTAATCGTCAAGGACTCACACCTCTACAGAAGTGCACAGTAGCTATTCGTATATTAGCATTGGGTTCCCCCTCTGGCGTCACTGACAAATACGTAGAAATTGGTTTCAGCACAGTAATGAACTGTTTGGAGCAGTTTGTGGATGGGGTGATCAACATGTTTGGTGAAGAATACTTGAGGAGCCCCACTAGTGTTGATATGCAGCGTCTTCTACAAATGGGTGAGACCCGTGGGTTCCCTGGTATGCTGGGAAGCATTGgctgtatgcactgggagtggaaaaaTTGCCCAGTTAAATGGGTGTGTCATCTTACTCACAGTGATCACGGTGTTGTTAATatcattcttgaagcagttgcTTCACAAGACCTCTGGATATGGCACGCTTTCTTTGGTATTGTTGGGTCTCACAGTGATATTACCATGCTGAATCAATCACATTTGTtcaccgatgtcttgaaaggtcaagGTCCTCATGTGCAATTCTCCATCAACAGGAGGCAGTACAGTATGGGTTACTATCTTGCTGATGGTACATACCCAGAATGGCCTGTCTTCATTAAGGCGATGCCCCTCCCTCAAACTGAAAAGGATCAATTATTCGCACAATATCAAAAAGGAGCAAGGAATGATGTCCAACGAGCATTTAGACTCCTAGAATCACGTTTTCCCATCGTGCGTGGCCCAACAAAATTCTTCCAGAAGGCAACTCTAGGCAAAATCATGCAGGTTTGCATCATACTACATAACATGACACTTGAGGATGAGCAAGATAGGGCAAGTGCTTGTTTCGACTCGAATGAAATTTCAGAGAAACCGGTTGCTCCACTGTCAAACATTAAATATGGACCTACTGATCATTTTGCTGATTTACTTCGGAGAAATGCTAGTATTTGTGCAAACTCAACAGATAACCAACTCCGAAGAGATTTAGTCGAGCATGTTTGGCAGCGATTTGGGCCATTTGGCGACACGTAA
- the LOC119354233 gene encoding 60S ribosomal protein L38 yields MPKQIHEIKDFLLTARRKDARSVRIKRTKDAVKFKVRCSRYLYTLCVFDADKANKLKQSLPPGLSVQEV; encoded by the exons ATG CCGAAGCAGATCCACGAGATCAAGGACTTCCTGCTGACGGCGCGCCGGAAGGACGCGCGGTCGGTGCGGATCAAGAGGACCAAGGACGCCGTCAAGTTCAAGGTGCGCTGCTCCAGGTACCTCTACACGCTCTGCGTCTTCGACGCCGACAAGGCCAACAAGCTCAAGCAGTCCCTCCCACCAG GTTTGAGCGTCCAGGAGGTTTAA